A region of Tigriopus californicus strain San Diego chromosome 7, Tcal_SD_v2.1, whole genome shotgun sequence DNA encodes the following proteins:
- the LOC131883565 gene encoding uncharacterized protein LOC131883565, with translation MDAIIARPHPMGSSENGIYFLTSKNRLSSVENVGMIFNVILNEELDFHYGYHVFYNRFPGFIRPLDSEFVFTIPSPVQTFNGRYGIDFVNGPHYIYQLPMVTLKDFSIFTWYNSGPNSPDNDCIMRLVSTNTSKQIASIPNLVSIIELFVAENGVYESSPGPVAAVEFFDRHKDVLFPFRASSSLPNAIPTNRWVYIGVIVDQTNQQISFYINGTLFNSQALVHNPGLPLILDYGGINMLEIGRNAYNIPFDSHLGSLSIFNHALNSVEVSQEFVRSFLDG, from the exons ATGGATGCGATCATCGCCCGACCACACCCAATGGGGTCATCGGAAAATGGAATCTACTTCTTGACCTCCAAAAATCGATTAT CTTCCGTCGAAAATGTGGGGATGATTTTCAATGTAATTCTGAATGAAGAGTTGGACTTTCACTACGGATACCACGTATTCTATAACCGCTTCCCCGGGTTCATTCGGCCACTCGATTCCGAGTTTGTTTTTACCATCCCATCTCCAGTCCAGACTTTCAACGGGCGTTATGGGATAGATTTTGTGAATGGTCCACACTATATT TATCAATTACCAATGGTTACCTTAAAGGATTTCAGTATCTTTACTTGGTACAACTCGGGTCCGAATTCACCGGACAATGATTGCATCATGAGATTGGTCTCAACCAATACATCCAAGCAAATTGCTTCAATTCCCAACTTGGTCAGTATCATAGAGCTGTTTGTGGCTGAGAATGGCGTTTACGAATCCAGTCCAGGACCTGTGGCGGCGGTCGAGTTTTTTGACCGGCACAAAGATGTTTTGTTCCCTTTTCGGGCGTCTTCATCCTTGCCTAATGCCATTCCAACCAACCGGTGGGTTTACATTGGTGTGATAGTGGACCAAACGAATC AACAGATCAGTTTTTACATCAATGGAACATTGTTCAACAGTCAAGCGTTGGTACACAATCCAGGTCTGCCGTTGATCTTGGATTATGGTGGGATCAACATGCTGGAAATCGGACGGAACGCGTACAACATACCCTTCGATTCTCATCTAGGGTCGTTGTCGATCTTCAATCACGCTTTAAACTCTGTGGAAGTCTCCCAAGAATTCGTCAGGAGTTTCTTGGATGGCTGA
- the LOC131883564 gene encoding uncharacterized protein LOC131883564 has translation MKFDYSDVATFNQVLLELYRELPENLRLQGPQLSAVEVLIEVIEYLRFLKKTNSKILIKDTPITLTTATPSLTGQVNIAQATLPIGGSVTPKAGPVTATGAAVTPAPLSSLQRLIQNSAQEGPGGQRKFVQNDSNKPQTIYLPPGGKLVQVPGVGQIIQLPDHPPPKGPNYKPTVLQLQPGAKVAIAKESLLSNQTGGSVGGLQPVKTILGQRPRPLAPATSKSPVVLTSSGLTTAGPRPALPTAISGGQSLLRGQQPITIMAKDPSGVTRPITIMANPGSTTMASGPAVVPTLPVSKSTLPTKLVNGQPHAVFCHPECTCPLNDEALTIPASSMTEMFQHFENAIVPNALWSNFTAMKSYENRKYLYTSLILKLKRVDLHRLLRAVAMSPQRGNGADCGCIPLKVLDKDAAGLFEPTRGSSYSIILTLFHLFRRYDGTGLDSDAWVITSRKECKTLTSPFYQVSMMCINPWHFERTDKFFFKPRETFSHTCQIRLRIFTHKSIKYVCPICQDVLRSIVPLVDNPKLQKRAESENNGFLKISESSSLQTKIKDEPMDITDAADGDQLEDVRPNIKIETSEDDLNDQEMGGGLVSGLSPANDTQSPNHEAEEDEVEDPLENHDNNQEENGDLRNAIESSSEEPDGKQNAVMNGRCQHCLAVPESDSLNHQCMISDKESATFTCHYCGYCDNDLENIQSHVSRCRSFGVSPRDDIGLPLGHPIYPPKDRKPARPIHRRCPQCKACFVTENELEVHREDASCPSYHCPECKQTFVSKRPHCCLDYQLESSDERENISVVLLNPPLKDKTPVTCQTCQKLLAHSKVYEDHTAQEAHECELCSEEFESLCQLLTHSCDYLQVML, from the exons ATGAAGTTCGACTACAGCGACGTGGCCACATTCAACCAAGTCTTATTAGAGCTCTACCGGGAATTGCCCGAAAATCTGCGGCTCCAAGGTCCGCAATTATCAGCCGTCGAGGTGTTGATTGAGGTCATCGAGTATCTGCGGTTCCTCAAGAAAACCAATAGCAAGATCTTGATCAAAGATACGCCCATCACGCTCACCACGGCCACGCCCAGTTTGACCGGCCAGGTTAATATCGCTCAGGCTACTCTCCCGATCGGAGGCAGTGTCACGCCCAAAGCCGGTCCAGTCACGGCCACGGGTGCCGCCGTCACGCCCGCGCCTTTGTCGTCATTGCAGCGGCTCATTCAAAATTCGGCCCAAGAAGGACCGGGCGGGCAACGGAAATTCGTGCAAAATGATTCCAATAAACCCCAAACGATATATTTGCCACCCGGCggcaaattggtccaagtacCGGGTGTGGGCCAAATCATCCAGTTGCCGGATCATCCTCCGCCCAAGGGACCCAATTACAAACCCACGGTGCTGCAACTTCAGCCCGGCGCTAAAGTGGCCATTGCCAAGGAAAGTTTGCTCAGCAATCAAACGGGCGGTTCTGTGGGCGGGCTCCAGCCGGTCAAGACTATTTTGGGCCAACGCCCGAGACCTCTGGCTCCCGCCACGTCCAAATCTCCGGTGGTACTGACCTCAAGCGGCTTGACCACGGCTGGCCCACGCCCTGCCCTCCCCACCGCCATCAGTGGGGGTCAAAGTTTGCTTCGCGGTCAGCAGCCGATTACTATTATGGCCAAAGATCCCTCGGGTGTGACACGCCCCATTACCATTATGGCCAATCCCGGTTCGACGACTATGGCTTCAGGCCCAGCGGTGGTCCCTACTCTACCCGTGTCTAAATCCACACTACCGACCAAATTGGTTAATGGCCAACCGCATGCGGTCTTTTGTCATCCCGAATGCACATGTCCACTCAATGAT GAAGCCTTGACCATACCCGCCTCGTCCATGACGGAAATGTTCCAACATTTCGAAAATGCTATTGTGCCCAATGCCCTGTGGTCCAATTTCACGGCCATGAAAAGCTACGAAAACCGAAAGTACCTTTACACTTCGCTCATTCTCAAACTCAAACGAGTCGATTTGCACCGTCTTCTACGCGCTGTGGCCATGTCACCCCAACGAGGAAATGGGGCCG ACTGCGGATGCATTCCTTTGAAGGTTCTCGACAAGGATGCCGCCGGCCTTTTTGAGCCCACGCGAGGCTCCTCCTACAGTATCATTTTAACCCTGTTTCACCTTTTCCGACGGTACGATGGCACCGGGCTCGACAGCGATGCTTGGGTCATTACGTCCAGAAAAGAATGTAAAACCCTAAC ATCTCCATTTTACCAAGTCTCGATGATGTGTATCAACCCGTGGCACTTCGAAAGAACCGACAAGTTCTTCTTCAAGCCCCGCGAAACCTTTTCGCACACTTGCCAGATCCGGCTGAGAATTTTCACCCACAAGTCCATCAAGTACGTGTGTCCGATCTGCCAAGACGTGTTAAGATCCATCGTGCCTTTGGTTGACAATCCCAAACTCCAGAAACGAGCTGAATCCGAAAACAATGGGTTCTTGAAGATTTCCGAATCTTCGAGTCTCCAAACCAAGATTAAGGATGAACCAATGGATATCACGGATGCAGCAGACGGGGATCAACTTGAAGACGTCAGACCTAACATCAAAATTGAGACGAGTGAAGATGATCTTAATGATCAGGAGATGGGCGGTGGTTTGGTATCTGGCCTGTCTCCCGCCAATGATACTCAGAGCCCTAATCATGAAGCCGAAGAGGACGAAGTTGAAGATCCCTTGGAGAATCATGACAACAACCAGGAAGAAAACGGCGATCTCCGAAACGCGATAGAATCCTCGAGTGAAGAGCCAGACGGCAAGCAAAATGCAGTGATGAACGGTCGATGTCAGCATTGCTTAGCTGTTCCAGAATCAGATAGCCTTAACCACCAATGCATGATCAGTGACAAGGAATCGGCCACGTTCACATGTCATTACTGTGGTTACTGTGACAATGATCTTGAAAACATTCAATCTCATGTGTCGCGTTGCCGAAGCTTTGGAGTAAGTCCACGGGATGACATCGGTTTACCCCTTGGGCATCCCATATATCCTCCCAAGGATCGAAAACCGGCTCGCCCAATACATCGGAGGTGCCCTCAATGCAAGGCATGCTTCGTGACCGAGAATGAGTTAGAAGTGCATAGGGAAGACGCTTCTTGCCCGTCCTACCATTGCCCTGAGTGCAAGCAGACATTTGTCTCGAAGCGACCTCATTGTTGCTTAGATTATCAACTCGAGAGTTCAGACGAACGTGAGAATATCAGTGTCGTCTTGTTAAATCCTCCGTTGAAAGATAAAACA cCTGTGACATGCCAAACCTGCCAGAAGCTCCTGGCCCATTCGAAAGTCTACGAGGATCACACGGCTCAAGAGGCTCATGAATGTGAATTGTGCAGCGAGGAATTTGAATCTTTGTGCCAATTGCTCACACACAGCTGCGACTATCTCCAAGTGATGCTATGA